In Girardinichthys multiradiatus isolate DD_20200921_A chromosome 18, DD_fGirMul_XY1, whole genome shotgun sequence, a single window of DNA contains:
- the qpctla gene encoding glutaminyl-peptide cyclotransferase-like a, translating to MDQTFSQPWLHRTHRGQRAELWQLILDRYVETGGCRCHRRFLCESPSYVASQACRFGHVAVTLHCRRTLSTAAMSRSSRRYNKSLQQSGGSLPACDRMRIPRARVLLLGLLSVLVLAVVLSVYLSNDTSGGHVGRLPAVDLVKDRLSHKPSKVSAAQIRRLASLVDAARLWETHLRPFLIERLPGTQGSLAVQQHITSTLSSLSAGWSVDLDSFHSPTPRGQVTFTNVIAILDPTAPRRLLVACHYDSKVLPPDPRTPDRVFLGASDSAVPCAMILELAASLDAQLRSYKHQKLPVTLQLVFFDGEESFEEWTATDSLYGSRHLAELMANTPHPAASSLATTLQAVDLFVLLDLLGGPDPLIANHFDNTARWFDRLISAEKRLHRQGLLMSHPSEQTYFRKDVYLGPVQDDHIPFLHRGVPVLHIIPTPFPQFWHTLDDTEENMHHPTIENLTKIMIVFLAEYLGL from the exons ATGGATCAGACCTTCAGTCAGCCATGGCTTCACAGGACTCATCGGGGACAGCGAGCAGAGCTTTGGCAGCTGATCCTGGATCGATATGTTGAAACAGGCGGCTGCAGATGTCATCGTCGCTTCCTGTGTGAATCTCCCTCCTACGTCGCTTCACAAGCCTGTCGCTTTGGACACGTAGCTGTAACTTTACACTGCAGGAGGACACTTTCCACCGCTGCCATGTCGAGGTCCAGCCGCAGGTACAACAAGTCTCTGCAGCAGAGCGGCGGGTCTCTCCCCGCTTGTGACCGGATGCGGATTCCCCGAGCCCGTGTCCTTCTGCTGGGTCTCCTCAGTGTCCTGGTGCTGGCTGTGGTGCTGAGTGTCTACCTGTCCAACGACACCTCCGGCGGACACGTGGGCCGCCTGCCAGCCGTGGATCTAGTGAAAGATAGG CTGTCCCACAAACCCAGTAAAGTCTCTGCAGCTCAGATCCGCCGCCTGGCCTCTTTAGTAGATGCCGCTCGCTTGTGGGAGACTCACCTGCGGCCGTTCCTAATAGAGAGGCTCCCAGGGACGCAAGGCAGCCTGGCAGTACAGCAG catATCACCTCCACCCTGTCCTCGCTGTCGGCCGGCTGGTCTGTAGATCTAGACTCCTTCCATTCTCCGACCCCTCGTGGCCAGGTCACCTTCACCAATGTGATTGCCATTCTGGACCCCACAGCCCCACGGAGGCTCCTCGTGGCCTGCCACTATGACTCGAAAGTCCTTCCTCCAGACCCACGGACTCCAGACAGGGTGTTCCTGGGGGCCAGTGACTCTGCTGTGCCCTGTGCTATGATTTTGGAACTGGCGGCTTCTCTGGATGCACAGCTCAGATCTTACAAACACcag AAACTCCCAGTCACCCTGCAGCTTGTGTTTTTCGATGGTGAGGAGTCGTTTGAAGAATGGACAGCCACAGACTCGCTGTACGGGTCTCGTCACCTTGCTGAGCTCATGGCCAACACACCCCACCCTGCAGCCTCCTCTCTTGCCACCACGCTCCAGGCCGTG GACCTTTTTGTGCTGTTAGACCTCCTTGGTGGTCCCGATCCACTGATTGCTAATCATTTTGACAACACGGCGCGATGGTTTGACCGACTGATTTCTGCAG AGAAAAGGCTTCACCGGCAGGGTCTCCTGATGTCTCACCCCTCAGAGCAGACGTATTTTAGGAAGGACGTTTACCTTGGACCTGTTCAGGATGACCACATCCCCTTCCTTCACAGAG GTGTCCCCGTATTGCACATCATCCCCACTCCCTTCCCTCAGTTCTGGCACACACTGGACGACACAGAGGAGAACATGCACCATCCAACCATAGAGAACCTCACTAAGATCATGATTGTGTTCCTGGCAGAGTACCTGGGCCTCTGA